The region AGTGCTGAGCTTTTAATTTATCGTTTTCAAAAATAAGGAAATGCTTTTCCTCTTTGTGGGTAAATTCAATTTCGAATTCAGATTTATAAGCTTTATCATCGGTAGGAAACCAATCTTTAAGCTTTTGATTAATGGTAATGAGCAAACCTTCATCATCACCAATCGCACAAAAATGCTCAAAATCGCCATCGTATTTTTCCAATTGAAAATTTGAATTTAAAAATTTGAATTTTTCCTGAATGTTTTCCGTAACCAATCCAACTTCACTAATTCCTAAAATACTTCTTTCTGAAAATAATGCCGATTCCGGTTTGCTGAAATTTTTACGGGAAATGAATTCGATTATATTTTTATCTTCATCGTAGAAATAGAGCGATTTGGCATTCCAGGCCATAAAATCTACAATTTCCTGCCCATTACCTTCTAAAACAGGAACCCGCTCTTTCACCCATTCCAGCGCTTTATTATGTTGATTATCGGGAATATGAAAGGCAATATGGTAAGCTGTCGCGTTTTCTTTATACT is a window of Salegentibacter salegens DNA encoding:
- a CDS encoding VOC family protein → MKIHKLQIYSDNIKEQLRFYRDQLNLKINDYSEDHFEVETGYSTIKFQYKENATAYHIAFHIPDNQHNKALEWVKERVPVLEGNGQEIVDFMAWNAKSLYFYDEDKNIIEFISRKNFSKPESALFSERSILGISEVGLVTENIQEKFKFLNSNFQLEKYDGDFEHFCAIGDDEGLLITINQKLKDWFPTDDKAYKSEFEIEFTHKEEKHFLIFENDKLKAQH